The proteins below are encoded in one region of Haladaptatus sp. R4:
- a CDS encoding desampylase, which yields MLVFSREVYDMLVSRARRGRPDEICGILAGSRDERAEVGGVYHAENVAADTRTNYEIDPEEQLAVMDRIETDGSEVVGFYHSHPMGPDAPSETDAADATWDGYSYVIVSLNGSHPFVGSWRWTGEAFEPEVVQLR from the coding sequence ATGCTCGTCTTCTCGCGCGAAGTGTACGATATGCTCGTCAGCCGTGCGCGTCGGGGTCGCCCCGACGAGATTTGTGGAATCCTCGCGGGATCACGCGACGAGCGGGCCGAAGTCGGGGGCGTGTATCACGCCGAAAACGTCGCGGCGGACACGCGCACGAACTACGAGATAGACCCGGAGGAGCAACTCGCTGTCATGGATCGGATCGAAACGGACGGCTCCGAGGTGGTCGGCTTCTATCACTCCCATCCCATGGGTCCCGACGCGCCCAGCGAAACCGATGCCGCCGACGCGACGTGGGACGGCTACTCCTACGTCATCGTCTCGCTGAACGGCTCCCATCCGTTCGTCGGGTCGTGGCGCTGGACCGGCGAGGCGTTCGAACCGGAAGTCGTCCAACTCCGATAG